CAAATAAAGCAAAGAATACATGAACCTGAGTTACAGAATTTTTGTTATTAAGGTGGGAATTTCAGGGACAGGTGAGAGACAAGTCATACCTTGTGAATTTCCTGGTGTCATTTTccgtggtgatttttttttttccctgggggtcagagtctctctctgttgcccaggctggagtgcaatggcatgatctcggctcactgcaacctctgcttcccgggttcaagtaatattcctgcctcagcctcctgagtagctaggattacaagcgcccgccaccacacccgagtaatttttgtatttttagtagagatgggatttcaccatgttgaccagactggtctcttggccaggctggcctccaactcctgacctcgtgatccgcctgcctcggcctcccaaagtgctgggattacaggcgtgagccaccgcacctggccctccaTGGTGATTTCACAGGGTCTTTTCTTGATaaaatctcattaatttttttaataatatacatTGGCTTGCAGAAAGAATGTTGAGCATTACATACACAtagatattatttgtattttatatatgtatgtgtatatgaacATACTCTTGGACTTGTCAGAAGACAAAGACAGACATCTGAGCCTTATGAGTCAAAGAAGGATTTcaaggttgggtgcggtggctcatgcctgtaatcccagcactttgggaggttgaggagggcgaatcacgaggtcaggagtttgagaccaccctggccgacatggtgaaaccccgtctctactaaagatacaaaaaattacctgggtgtggtagtgcacgcctgtaatcccagctacgcaggaggctggggcaggagaattgcttgaacccgggaggcggaggttgctgagatcacgccattgcactccagcctgggcgacagggtgagactccgtctaaaaaaaaaaaaaaaaaaaaagaagaaggatttTAGATAAAACTCCAAACCCAGAGCATGCTGAATTTTGTTAATAATGCAGAATCAATGTTTTTGTTGTGGTAAACTTGTTGAAGCTTGACAGGAAAATTTCAGAAACTGAAAACAGTTCCCAATTTGcaattaattttcagttttgaaaaataacagcataagcatttccttttttgtCCTACAACCGTTTTACAACATTATCCATGCACGCTTGTTAATTTGACGGGAATATTGcataatataaatggaatcacacgtAGTTCTTAAAAAAAAGGCAGTAAGACATTAGAATAGGTAGGAACATAGAAATTTGGATATTCAGGACTGGTCAATGATGGGGTTCAGGTCTGGCCTTTGCTGGGGGCTGTGTTGAACCAAAAATACTGTTTGAACGTTTTTCACGGCACCCACTCTATTTAGGGCAAGAGCGGGTCATCTTCCTGTGTGGTGGAAAACCTTCAAACTCTGCAAACCATGAAACCGGGGCCATGGTAACCATATCCTGTTTGTTTTCCAATTTAGCTCGACCCCTGTGTCCTGCCCAACAGACGTGGCGCCATGGCCCCCAAACTCATCACCCTCCTGTGTCTAGGTAAGTCCTGGAAGAGAAAGGAGGGCAGGGTCAGGAAGAAATCATGCTCTCTGGAAGACCTCTCCTCTCCACTACCCAGGCTGCGGGTGAGAGCCTGTGGGGAGCCAGGTTCACCTACCGAGTCCAGGCCGAGCTGACATGGCCAATGTCCAACACGAGGCCCGGTTACAGTGAGCGCAGAATTCACAGGGGGACAGGTCGTCTCTGATGTGGTTTTCCTTCCAGGAATCTGCCTGCCTGCCAGGATCTGCACACACGCGGGTGAGTCCTACCCCAGTCCGAGGATACTGTGTTGCCCAAACACGAAGGGTTCTCCCAGGCAGGGAGGGCAGACGTGGAATCGGGCAGAGGCAGATGATGTGGGGAGGGCTTTGCAGAGAGCCCTGGGAACACAGGAAGGGGGGACTCTGGAAACCCCAGGCTCCATTTTGTTTTAGAGACCCTTTGTAGACACCCTCTTGGGCTCAGCCAGTCTCCCGAAGGAGCCTGCGATGTTCAGAATCTGGGGTGCGTGCCTGGGGATGGGTTGGAGCATCGTTTGTCGGGAGGTGAGGACCCAGTGCTGGGCTCCACGGAACTGTCTGAGCATAGGAAGGAACTCAGATTCTCCATCCACCCATGAGCTAAAAGGCTCTCCTGCTGCTGGAGCCTGAGAAGGAACTGGTCAGCAGCCAGAGCACTCGTGGACGCAGTGGCAGGTACCTGTGTAGAGAATTGTTTAAATAAGTTCAtgcgtgattttttttttttgtattgccAGAATTGGATAgatttcctccttctctcctatTGCATAGATTGCTGTTGttgtagaaaaaaattaggaaaaacttGGCTCAATATTTTATCATCGTGCCAACTAGAATTCCTGTTCTGGAATTGTATGTCCTTCCATGTCCACGCTGGGGTGGGCTGTGTCCCTGGCTCACTACCAGGTATCCCAGGGCATCAGGTGACCCCACCCGTTACAGGGCAAACCagaacaatgaaaagaaagcaatgCCCCCAAGGACAGTGGGAGACGGGGGGGCTCCACATTTCCCCCTAGGCTGTGCCTCCTTCTCTTCCAGGTGGTTATGACAAGTTCTCCCTGTCAGCCTGGCCAAGCCCCGTGGTTCCCCTAGGAGGACGTGTGACTCTCTCCTGTCATTCCCATCTTCAGTTTGTCATATTTACAATATTCAAAAGATCTGGGACCCGGGACCATGTGTTGCACACCGGCCTTTCCAACAACATCACCATCGACCCTGTGACCCCAGGACACGCAGGGACCTACAGATGTTCTGGATCTTACAACCACACCACAATACGGTCAGCTCACAGCAAATCCCTGAAGATTGTGGTCACAGGTAGGAGAAGTCCAGCCCGCCCCATGTCCACCAGATGGCCCTTCCCAGAGTCCACACCCAGTGAAGCCAGAGTCATTGTAGGATTGCTAGTCATGCACTAACTGTGGACACAGAAGCCGTCCTGAGAATTTAAAGAGAGGGCATTTCCTGTGAGGAATCAGGTAcccaggtggaggaggaggagggaggaagccGAGGCCGAGCAGCGGGAGAATCTGCCTGGGGAGTAGCAGACGCAGGGTGCTGGTATCAACTCCAGCAGGATGGGTCCAGGGAGGAGCCATGTTGCCTGACCCCAGAACCAGTGTTTCCCTCAGGGAAGTCATTACCCTGCCTTGAAGGAGCCAGAGGCTTGGGGAAGTGACACTTCCCTTGGGAGATGAGTCCAGTGACTCAGTGGGACGTGGATTGGGAAATGCACCCATTCCTCTCGTCCTCCTTCCCGGTCTCCTGACACTCATCCCTTCTCTCTCATGGATGTTACAGGGAGATAGAGAATCATCCTGTACAGTCAGGAAGGGAAAGTGTGGAGTAAGTCTCACATTCAAGGAGCTCAGAAGGAACAGAGAAGAGGTTGAGTCTTTCCACCAAGAGATGGGGGAAGCAAGTCGGTGTGAGGTAGGGAGATCCAGGCTATGAAATCTCCTGGAGGATCTGAGTGGAGACTAGGACTGTGAGGAGCTGCTCAGCAAAGGAGTTTACCGTGTTCTTCTGCCTAAATAGGGAAAAGGAGTTACTTCCACCCTTCCCAACAAGTAGTCACGTCTAACCTCTTGGGTTTTGGGGCAAAATCAGTTGTTTCCTTCAGTGTGAGCCTGTGAGGTTCTTCTGATCCTCCAGAGATTCTTGTATTTTTCAACACACAGAATTGAAAAATAGTGAGGCTCATAACCTCACAGTCCCATGCCAGGGAACCTAAGTCCAGCACTGTGTTTTCTGAAGGTTCTCAAAGCACAGAGTAATTCCCATTTTCCAGGAGAGCCTCAGGTGAGACCTCACCCTGAGGTCTCAGGCGAGGGGTGAGAAAGGAGACTCATGTGAACTCCTCTGTCTCTGCTCTCAGGCTTGTTCACAAAACCCTCCATCTCAGCGCACCCAAGCTCTCTGGTGCACACAGGAGCCAGAGTGAGGCTGCGCTGTCACTCAGAACTGGCATTTGATGAATTTATCTTATACAAAGAGGGGAACACACAGCATTCCCAGCAGTATGGTAAGATGATCCAGGCTGGCCACCACTTCTCCAAGGCTGTCTTTTCCATGGGTCCTATAACGCCTGCCCACGCAGGAGCCTACAGATGCTGTGGTTCTTTCAATCGCTCCCGCTACATGTGGTCGGCTCCCAGTGACCCCCTGGATATTGTGATCACAGGTGAGTGTGGCTGGACCGTCCGTGGTCTTTTGGTGTCCTGGAAACTCCCCGAGGTGATGTGGTTGTTGATCAAACCGCcagtaaaggaagaaaatgcCGGAACACAGAAACACCAAGTAACTTATTATAGCCAGGGGAGGGgatgaaggaaagagggagaaacagagaacttgtgatagttaaaaagaaaacaagttacaACCACACCTCAATGTGGCAGAGACACTTGGTCACTGGCAGAGACAGTGACAGAGAATGTGAAACAGATACTGAGAGAGATTCGCAAACCTCGACAAGGGGCTGCTTTCCCTCAGCTCAGACACTGAGTTGCCTTTTGGAGTTGGTTCCCCATGTGGAACCTGCAGCCCCGTTCCTCTGCCATGAGATGCAGGGACACACCACAAACTCCCACCTTCACCGCCCACCACAAACTCTCACCTTCACCACCCATCAGCGAATCTCCCTGAGGATCTGAGTGGAGATTGGGACTTTGAGGTCTTTCTCCATAAAGGAGTTTAGCATGTCCTTCTGCCCAAAGAGGAAGCAGAGGCCACTTCCAACCTCTCCTACAAGTAGTCATGTCTAGCACCTCGGGGTGTGGGACCACAGCTACTGGTTCTGCAGTGTTCGTCGGTGAGGGTATTTCAGATTCTATGGAGATTCTTTCACTTTTCAACACACAGCGTTGGGACTCTAACCTCATAGCTCCAGGTCGGGGAATCTACGTCAGCACCATGTTTCCTGAGGGTTTCCAAGCAGAGAGTTATTTTCATGTTCCAGGAGGACCCCACATCTCATATGCTGTCTGGGCACAGTAGGCCTTAAAGATACAGTCAAAAGCCAGGGAGAAGCAATGGAAAGAGGAGGGTTTAAAAAGGCACGCACACTCATCGAATCAGGATCATAGAGAGAATACAGACTGAGACAGCACTAGCAGACATAGGGAGTTTGCTCCTAACAtaggaaaatagttttttttttttccaacactaAGAGTAGTGTGGAGAAGGCTTTAGTTGTAAACGCCTTATGAGGACTCAGGGGGTTGTGGGTGGCCCAAGTGGACATCCAGGGACGTTAGGATGAGTTTGGCCTTCACTGCTTTGGTGACATCTTTGTCCACTATTCCTAGGCTCACACCCCCAGGATTACACAGCAGGGAATCTCATCAGGATGGGCATGGCCGTCTTTGTCCTGGTGGCCCTTGGATTCCTGCTACTGGATTCTGGcatggtcagaaaaaaaaaaaaaaacccaaaatgtaGGAGGAAGAGGAACATGAGAGAAAACCATGCACCATTTAGAACAATAGAGACTTGGCATCAAATCTCCTGATCCCAGAAGGCTTTGGAAGGAAATTGCCATCGTATATGGGGTGAACTGTCTACTGAGAATATGGTGCAAAATAAGTAACCAAAGTCTCTTTTTCTTAcaggaaaatacaaaaagcccTCTCTCATTACCCGAGAGAACGCCATGGCAGGTCCGGGAGATACAGTGACGTTGTTCTGTAGCTCTAAGATCCCATTTGACAAGTATCATCTATCCAAGAAGCAGGAGGCCCGTGGTCACTGGCTCAGTGGAGGGCAGAGCCACAATGGAATATTCCAGGTCGACCTTCCTCTGTGCCTTGTGTCCCCAACCTCTGTTGGGAGCTACAGATGCTACGGTGCTTTCAATGAGTCTCCCTATGAGTGGTCAGCCCCCAGTGACACACTGCAAGTTCCTGTCACAGGTGAGGACCCCATGCCTGCTGCATGCTCTGGTACCAGCTGCACCCTGGAGCTCTATCTGAGGGGCGTCCTGCTGGAGATCAGGAGATTTGAGAGGTTCTGGACAAAATGAAGCAGTGAGAAATacaatgagaaaaagagaggCTGAGAATGACCAGTGCAATCAGGGTACAGGATTGGAGACAGGGCACCTCCACCCTCTTCTCCACATCCTATGTAGAGGCTCACTTTGGGGTCCTATGTGTTCAGGTGAATGAAGAATTGCATCAGGACAAACACAAGAGGAGGTGAGGTCAGATAAGGTTTGGGGACATCAGAGGTTGCACCAGCCCTTTGCCCTTATTCATTTTCCAGGAGGAGCCCCAGAGAGATTTCCCCTTTGGTGAATGTAGATATTTACGACCCTGTTGTAGATAAGGTCTCTTGACATCAACGAGCATCTCTGAGCCCTCTGTCGCCTTTCACGTCTAGGGGAGAAAGTCTGTTCTCGAAGGATTCTGACAAGAGACCTCAGGACCCGCACTAGTCATTCGGTGAACCACAGAGTAGGCCGTGGGCAAGAGACAGACACTCCACATAGAATGGTTCTGCTTCCGTGTGGCGAGGAACGACTCTTGTACAGCCATTCTCTGTCTTTTTTCGTAGGAATCCCTGAGAGTACTTGCCCAACACCCATGGAATCAACCCCTGAAACTGGTGAGCAAAGAATTCTTCACCTACTTTGTGAATTCCTGGGGAGACAGAAGTCTCCTTCTCCACCTGaaatcctttttttatttttattttttttttttgagacggagtctcgctctgtcgcccaggctggagtgcagtggtgcgatctgggctcactgcaacctctacctcccgggttcatgccattctcctgcctcagcctcccgagtagctgggactacaggcgcccgccaccaagcccggctaattttttgtatttttcagtagagacggggtttcaccgtgttagccaggctggtctcgatctcctgacctcgtgatctgcccgcctcggcctcccaaagtgctgggattacaggcgtgagccaccgcgcccggcctccacctGAAATCTTTATGGAACTGGCTGTTTCCTGAGCAGCTGGAGGGGAACCTGGAATGAAGGGAGGGGGGTTCAAGTCCCCAGCACTGCGGTCATTGGTGCTGGTTGGGTGGTCGGTGAGAAAAGAAATTCTTGAAGGGAGCCGGCCgagctgaggaaggagagaagagcaaaGCCCACCTCTCGCCCCTGTCCAGGGTGCTGATCCTACTGGTTTGCAAAGAGGAAACCTAGGAACGAAAGGAATCAACCCCACTATAGGAGGAGGAGAGAGCGTCTGGGGCTCAAGATGGTTGAGGCATTCCCTGAGAATCATGAACTTTAGTTGAGGTGATCCAGACACTCTTTAGCTTGAGCACATGGACACAATTCTATCCACATTTGGGGATTCGTTCTCTTATATGTCAAAGGCAGCCTTGTATCCAGAAAACCGAAGGGATCCATCAGCGCTGAACTTCCGTGCCAGTGTCTCTCTGGGAAAGGAGGTGCAGAAATGCACCCGTCTGGGAACGTCAGTCCACTAGGGATATATCCAGTCTCTGCAAGTAACGGTGGCCATTGTGTGGAGGAGACCAAGAAAGTTTTGTCCCAATTTTCAGGAACACCATGTTCTGAGCCTGGTCCTGTCATTTTCCAAAACATCTTTTAAATGAACTCGTATAcaatattctctattttattcccCAAAGGGCTGGTGTTCTGGTATGACTTTTGTAAAATTGATAGAGTgtagtatacatatatgtgtgtatatatataaaacatatatatgtatatatattacataatatatgtatttgcatTTTCTCCATATATCCATCTAAGTATTTGCTTTTATCATTTATCCTTTTCAGTTGCTTCTTGTCAGCCTCCCTATCTTGAATGCAAACTGAGTAATCGCTTATACTAATTGTAGTATTCTTGGATCCTAGAGACAAAAATGCTTAATGTGTTATAGATACTATTCCATTTATTTGATTAAAACAGGTCGATCAGGTTAATAGAATAACGAAATGGGATGGAAATACCTAATTATGAGCCAGAGATGAGGAAGTAATGTCTGGGGCAAAGCAAAGGGAGGGTCACTGGCAACTCCAGTCTGTTCTCTTGTATTTTCCTGCTATTCAGAAAACCTGTAGCTCCAAATTCTCTCCTCTGCATCTAAATTTTACGAATGGTGCAATATTGGGCATGCTTCTCTCAAGTAATTAGCTGATTTTAGAGACATATTGCATATCAGAGAATAGCATGATCACCCTTATGTTTCCTCACATTCCCCCTCTTTCTGTGGTTCTCAGGGGCAGCTCATGTCCTGAGATCATTACAGAACCCGTCAGAATGCAAGGCTGCTCAATGCAGAGATGTTCTCAGCTATGGATGAGGCTGGGAGGCTATGACCACTCAGGGGGATGTGGGTGACCGGAGTGGACATCCAGGGACTTTAGGATGAGTTTGGCCTTCACACCTTTGGTGACATCTTTGTCCACTCTTCCTAGGCTCACACCCCCAGGATTACACAGCAGGGAATCTTATCAGGCTGGGCGTGGCCATCTTGGTCCTGGTGGTCGTCGGAGTCCTGCTACTGGAGTCTTGcacagtcagaaaaaaaaaaacccaaacgcGAGAAGAAGAGGAACACAAGAGAAAACCATTCACCATTTAGAACAATAGAGGCTTGGAATCCAATCTCCTAATCTCAGAGGCTTTGGAAGGAAATTGTCAGACATTGTCATCGTATGCTGGGTGAACTGTCTGCTGAGAATATGGACTGAAAGAAATGGCCTCTGGTTTCAGATCTCTAGTTCAAAACTCTTCCTCAATTCAATTCTGATGTCTTCCCTTCCCACTGTCACTGACTTTCCTTGACTTCCCTCTCCGATTTGCTTACCCTATAAAATGAAGGTACATCACTCACGGCAGGTGTGGACCCACACAGATATAAACTCCATTCCCTGGTCTTCTTGTAAtgcacttttattattattattattatttttagatggagtctcgctctgtcccccaggcaggactgcagtggcgtgatctcggctcgctgcaacctctgcctcccaggttcaagcgattctcctgcctcagcctccaaagtagctaggattacaggtttgtgccaccatgcccggctaatttttttgtatttttagtagagacggggtttcaccctgttagccaggatggtctcaatctcctgatcttgtgatctgccggcctcggcctcccaaagtgctgggattccaggcatgagccaccgcaccgggcctcATTTTTACTAACTTTTCATTAAGATATTCCCTCATCTGTGCTACTGAGCTCTGTCTCGTCAGCTCAAGACGCAGAATATGGTTCACATGATGGAGTGAGTGAAAATAAGTTTGGAACTAAGTAGTCCATAATAATTTGCTAAAACCCTCTTGGGAATCCTCCAACTCTTCTCTCTCCATCAGCTGACCCTTGGCACAGTTTCTTCAGAAATACcgtaaatttctttttaaaaaattattattattatactttaagttctagggtacatgtgcacaatgtgcaggtttgttacatatgtatacatgtgccatgttggtgtgctgcacccattaactcgtcatttacattaggtgtatctcctaatgctatccctcccccctacgcccaccccacaataggacccggtgtgtgatgttccccacctgtgtccaagtgttctcgttgttcagttcccacctgtgagtgagaacatgcggtatttggttttctgttcttgtgatcgtttgctgagaatgatggtttccagctgcatccatgtccctacaaaggtcacgaactcatccttttttatggctgcatagtattccatggtgtgtatatgccacattttcttaatccagtctgtcactgatggacatttgggttgattccaagtctttgctattgtgaatagtgccgcaataaacatatgtgtgcatgtgtctttatagtagcatgatttataatcctttgggtatatacccagtaatgggatggctgggtcaaatggtacagAAATACCATAAATTTCAATGTCAACTTCTACCTGAGGGTATCCAGAGTGCGCTAGCAAACCAATTCtatgaaaaaaaacaacaaaaacaaaacaaaacaaaaaacatggtgtattagttcatttttacactgccataaagaactacctgagactgagactgggtaatttatgaagaagagaggtttaattgactcacagtttcacagacTTAACAGGAATGAtgcctgggaggcctcaggaaacttactgtCATGGCGGAAGTTGAAGGGGAAGCGGAGACCTTCTTCTCATTGTTGCAGGACAAAGAGAGAACCAGGGGAGACATGTCACACTTTCAAACCaccagctcttgtgagaacttatgatcatgagaacaacaagggagaaatctgcccccatgatccaatcatctctcATCGGGCCCTCCTCAAATACATGGGaaaaatttgagatgagatttgggaggggacataGCCAAATCGTATCATTTTGCCCcttgcccctcccaaatctcatgtccttctcacatttcaaaaccaatcatgccttcccaacagttcccccaAGTCTTAGCTCATTTCAGCATGAACCAAGTCCAAAGTCTtctctgagacaaggcaagtctcttccccATATGAGCCTCTGAAATTATAAACATGTTAgctacttccaagatacaatagaAGTACAGACACTGGGcaaatgttcccattccaaatgggagaaattgttcAAGGCAAAGGGGCCACAGGCCATGCGGCGATGGGTttgtaggtgcagcaaaccaccatggcatatgtttaGCTGTGTCACGAACCTGCATGTCCTGgccatgtaccctggaacttaaaataaaacaaaatatcattgATTATAAAAAGATATGATGATGGCCTAGGGAATCCCAGGTATACCATCTCCGAACCCCACAACCCAGAACCCCAGTGTCACTGGGTTGCTGGGACAGCACTGGCACTGCCTGCCTCAAAACTTTTTGTGAAATGAGACattaaatgtctttattattttaagaaaagggGAGAATGACAATGATTGTAACAAATACTTTCAAGCTTTCTTGACATGTACAAATTGTACATATTTGGTGGTTGGAATGTGACGTTTTGATGTAtgtgaaataattaccacaatCGAACTAACAAAAAAGCATCTTTCCCCTCACAGGGTTAtcatttttgtcttcatttttttttaacgtgGTGACAACATGTAAGACATACCTTCCTAGCAAATTTCATGTATGCAATACAGTCTTTTTACACTCTAGTCAGGCGGGTTTTGAGCGTGGGAAATGAGGACACATTGGCCAAAGGCTACAAAGTTTGGTTATGCAGGATGAAAATGTTccagagatctaatgtacagtaTGGTGATGATCGCTCACAGAGCTTCTGACGGAAGAGGCTATTTTGTGTGCAGATTTTGCCTTCCTCCAAGATGGCAAAACTGCAGAAGAAATTGTCCAGTGGGCAGAAGAAACTGGAGGTTTATTGGGATGTGTTGACTTCCCTCCACCAACTGAAGATAAGAGATGACCAGAATTCAAGGTGCTGCCTAATTCATGTTAGTATTGAGGAAGGAGCTCATTCCTCTTAACAATGAGGATTGATCAGAATTTAAACTGTCATGGCTAcgtaaagaaaaagtaaagcatAAGTATACCCTAATAAAATTTTTGTGTATAAGAAGGGGAATTATTCAGAAAGTGAAAGTGATACAAATATGAGATAGTCAAAGATAAATTTGAGGCACCtcgagtttattttaaaaataaaatgcaattgagaggccaaggggagtggatcacctgaggtcaggagttcgagaccagcctgcccaacatggcgaaaccctatctctactaaaaatacaaaaacaacaaaacaaaacaaaacaaatgccaggtgtggtggtgggcatctgtaatcccagctattagggaggctgaggcaggagaatcgcttgaacctgggaggcagaggttgcagtgagctgagatcgtgccattgcactccagcctgggcaatgagagtgaaacttcatcttaaaaacaaaacagaacaaaacaaaacaaaacaaaacaaaataaaataaaatgcataaaacaccaaaaacttaaaaatgttatataggTTAGAAGagttatttccttcattttaatgACGTTAAAAGTAGGTAAAAACGAAAAGAAATTCGTGAATTTACAAGAAAGGTATTAAGTAAATGGAAGCACATTACAATATAGAAAAGGTAAAGTAACTGTGGCTGGAAACGGAGAGAGGCATGCttgcagaaattataaaaaaaaggatggaaatatacacatacttaaaaaataatcagCCAGGGTACAGTCACATGAAGACAGATCAAGAACgcccaatatttttaaaaattggaatttttgaaaaagagaatgCAAAGGAGTAGATACGGTCTAGTTTGTTTGTCCAGGATCCATACTTAAAAAATTTAGGTGTGGCTTATTTCTGACCTTCTGAGTTTACTCTTTTATGTGTTTTTCCAGAGGAATCCATAAGCCTGTCAGCAGATTAGGCTACAAAATCTCTTTAAATATACCTCAAGCGAATAGAATCTTCTAAATCATAATGAATGGGACATGAAACACACCACTGGCTCTTGCCTGTAAGAACCTTGTTTCTTTACCTAATTAATCAActatttgtatttattgtttGGGTAACACTTTTGGAAAATTTGCTTGATATACCTAAAATCTACAGATGATGTGGGTCC
The sequence above is a segment of the Macaca nemestrina isolate mMacNem1 chromosome 20, mMacNem.hap1, whole genome shotgun sequence genome. Coding sequences within it:
- the LOC105496984 gene encoding putative killer cell immunoglobulin-like receptor-like protein KIR3DX1 — protein: MAPKLITLLCLGICLPARICTHAGGYDKFSLSAWPSPVVPLGGRVTLSCHSHLQFVIFTIFKRSGTRDHVLHTGLSNNITIDPVTPGHAGTYRCSGSYNHTTIRSAHSKSLKIVVTGLFTKPSISAHPSSLVHTGARVRLRCHSELAFDEFILYKEGNTQHSQQYGKMIQAGHHFSKAVFSMGPITPAHAGAYRCCGSFNRSRYMWSAPSDPLDIVITGKYKKPSLITRENAMAGPGDTVTLFCSSKIPFDKYHLSKKQEARGHWLSGGQSHNGIFQVDLPLCLVSPTSVGSYRCYGAFNESPYEWSAPSDTLQVPVTGIPESTCPTPMESTPETGSHPQDYTAGNLIRLGVAILVLVVVGVLLLESCTVRKKKTQTREEEEHKRKPFTI